In Leptolyngbya sp. NIES-2104, the genomic window CCGAGTATGATCCTCAATTGCATCAGGGTGATGTTGGCAATTTGCAGCCCGGAGAATCGGTGTATGTACGATTTGTTGGATATCGGAATGACGATCGTATTTTAGTACCTGCCAAGGTCAGTCGAACTTTACCCGCTGGAGCAACCTCATGACCGCTGTCGCGATCGATTTTGGCACCAGTAACACAGTTATTAGCCTTTTGGAGCCGGATACACAAACTCCGGTTACTTTGAGAGTTCCGAATCTCTCGCGATTGTTTAACGAAGTCGCAGTTGTTCCAAGCTTAGTCTTTGTACAGGGGAAAGGCGAATTTGTAGTGGGGGAGCCTGTACGATCGCAGCGTCTCGGATTGATGCAGCCACAGCGATTTTTTCGGACATTCAAGCGAGATTTAGCCGCAGATTTTCAGCCACCAGCCCGAACACTGGACGGACAAGTTTATGATGCGGAAGCGATCGCAGTTCATTTTCTGAATCAAATTTGGGACGCGATCAAAGCCGCGCAGATTGAGCCTTCATTGTTAATTTTCACCGTTCCAGTGGGTGCATTTGAACGATATTTAGATTGGTTCCAGGATGTTGCTCTAAAGTTTGGCTTTCCCGATGTCAAGTTCGTAGATGAATCAACTGCGGCAGCATTAGGATATGCGGTTCAGCGTCCAGGCTCTACAGTTCTAGTGGCTGATTTTGGAGGTGGAACTTTAGATTTAAGCTTAGTTCGCACTTCAGGAATGGCAACAGGGCAAGAAGTTTTACAGGCTGAAGTGTTGGCGAAAGCTGATGCTTATGTGGGTGGGGAAGATCTCGATCGCTGGATGGTCGAGAACTATCTTCAGCAAATGAACACCACGCGAGAAGCCATTGGTGAAATTGGTTGGCAGAATTTATTGTCGATCGCTGAACAGTTAAAAATTCGGCTTTCAACGACCGACGAAGCGAAAGAAAGCTGGTTCGATGAAGAGAATTTTGTCTATCACGATTTGGTGTTAACGCGATCGCAATTCGAGGATTTGCTAGAAGAGCGGCAACTCTTAGAGCAAGTTCGACAAGCGATCGATGAAACCTTGCAGTTAGGCTTACGAAAAGGTGTTCAGAAATCAGACATTGAACAGATTTTATTAGTCGGTGGAAGTTGTCAAATTCGAGCAATTCAGCAGTTGTTTATTTCGTACTTTGGACGGCAGAGAGTTCAAATTCATAAACCGTTTGAAGCTGTTGCACATGGCGCTCTAGCACTCACACAGATTGCTGGATTAAAAGATTATTTAAGGCATGGATATGCAATTCGATTGTGGGAGCCATATTCTCGATCGTATAGCTACTATCCACTATTTGAACCAGGCACAAAATACCCTTGCAAACGTGAAGAACCGCTGATGTTACAAGCGGCTTCAGAAGGACAAACTGAGATTCGATTAGACATCGGAGAAGTGGCGCAAGTAACCGAATCAGAAGTGGTTTACGATGCTCAAGGACGAATGAGTAGTACGCCATTACGACAGCAAGAAACTTATCGATCGTTGGATCGCGATCGCAATCAAATCTGTGTGGCGCGACTCGATCCACCTGGACAACTGGGAATCGATCGAATTTCCGTCGAGTTACAAGTGACAGAACACCGAATTTTAACGGCAACGATTCGTGATTTGTTGACGCAGACGGTATTGGTAGAACAAAGCGCGATCGCGAAACTCAATTAAGAAACTGTTGGAGCAATTCATCTCTCGATCTCTGCATCAAAATCGGCAGAAATTCCTCAGAAGAAAGCTGCATTAAGGCAGGAATGATCGCTTGAAGTTCATCCTCGATCAAGCCAAACCGAGATTCTAGAAGGCTCACAATCATTGCCCGTCGCTCTTCCTGTCGTCCTTCCTGTCGTCCTTCCTGTCGTCCTTCCTGTCGTCCTCGCTCCAATCCTTCTTCCATGCCCTGACGACGAGTTTGCTGCTCCCACTCTAAATAAGCTTGCGACAAAGCCATAAGAATTCTCCTCTCTTCATCATTCGCTTGTTCTAATAAATCCATATTAATCCGCCATGACACCAGTAGACTCAGTACATTCATACGTAACGCATCATCTTCTGGAAGCAGCAATAATTCAGCGATCGCGTCTTCCTGAGTTCGTCCACGACCGAGTAGACGCAACCAAAGCGTTTCAGGAATTGTTGGCAGTTCATCAATCACCACGATCGCGGCACGAAGTCGAGGAGCAAGACAATAGAATCCTTCACCCAACGTTTCATCTAATTGCCCATTAAATCCTTCAATCAGTCGATTCGATACTGAGGCGCAAAGCATCCAGAGTCGAGGAAGATTTTCGGTTCTTATCGATTCATCCTGACGACGATATTCTGCATACACTAGAAACAGCTTCAGTAAGCAATTGTGCATATCCTCATCGCTGAGAGAACTGCGAAAAGGTTCAAGCAGGGCGGGTTTATCAAGCATGAATGTGAGATAGCCAAGTTCGTCATGGGGAAGCAAAACGTCCGGATTTGGCTCGAAATAAATGTCGATCGCTCTTTCCTCTCCGAGTACAGACCGATTCGGGATGACTGTGCCAAACGGGGACAGTAAAGTTTCAAATAAGCGTTTGTTGAATTGATCAAAAGGTTTCGTGGTCATGGGTTGTATGATGCTACGATCGCAGAACTGCATCTCCGATTCATTGGGTACACTAAGCTCGGTTTTCTAGCACAATTACATCACGCAAAGCGCAGTTATGATGTCTAATCCTTCAGATTTTGATGCAATTTTAGGTGGACAATCTCCCGCACCTCATCAAGGAGCAATTCTCGGCGGAATTGAGGGGATTCAGCAAAAGCTTAAAAGCGATGATCTCTCAGTTCGATTGGAAGCGGTTGATCAAGCTTGGAATTATGGAACGGCAGGGCTTGGATGTTTGCATCAGGCATTGAGTGATCGATCTAAACTGGTACGTCGTCGATCGCGCTGGTTAATGCGACAATCCCAAGGTGCAATTCTCGCGGATCAGCCTGTGTGGAACATGACCGAACGCTTTGATTGCCCAAGAAACAATAGTCATGTTGAGCAATTTGCAGGGCGGCAAATTTGGGCGTTTAATCGAGAGGAAGCATTGCCGAATCCGCAACAGTTCGCGTATGCGTTTCGGTGCGACTATGACGACGAAGATGATAGTGTTGCCGATCAGCTTGATGTGTTGCTGCAAATGCCTGGAGCCGAACTTACCGAAGCATTGGTAGTCGGGGTTTGGGTTGGGGGTGAAGGGGTTTGTACCGGAGATGTTTCTTCTGCGGTGTTAGTTGAGAGTTTGGTCGCATTACGCGATCGCTTTCCCAATCTCAAAGCATTGTTCATTGGAGACATTGAGTATTTAGAGTGTGAAATCTCCTGGATTGCTCAGAGTGATATGAGTCCGATTTTGCAAGCGTTTCCACAGTTGGAAGTGTTTCAAGTTCGGGGCGGCGAAGGCTTGAAGTTTGATCCAACTTTGGGAACTTCGAGACATGAGCATCTGAAAACATTGATTGTGGAAACGGGTGGATTAAATCGATCGACGGTTCATCAACTCTATGAATGGGAGTTTCCCGCGTTAGAGCATTTAGAACTGTGGTTTGGTAGTGAGAACTATGGGGGCGATTGTTGGGATCGGGATTTACCGCCGTTGTTGGAGGAATTGAAGTTTCCGAATCTGACTTATTTGGGATTGCGGAACAGTGGATTTGCCGATGAGATTGCAGCGATGATTGTTCGATCGCCATTGTTAGCAGGTTTGCAAGTGTTGGATCTATCGCTCGGAACCTTGACCAATGAGGGAGCGCAGCATTTACTCGATTGTGCTGCAATTCGAGATTTGGAAACGCTGAATGTGTCTGAGAGTTATTTGTCTGGAGCGATGATCGATCGACTTCAAGCTTTGGGCATTCAAGTATTGGCACAAGAGCAACGGCAGGAAGAAGACGAGGAAGAACCGTCTTATCGTCGTTACTGTGTGGTTTCTGAATAGTAGAATGCTAAGGTTTGCCCTCATTGCTAACCCTGAAACCCGTCGAGTCGGGCTATTTCAACAAGCTTTAGCCCGATTCAATCTACCGCCTGCTGAAGTAATTCCTTACGAGGAACTCTTAGCAGGTCGGTGCTTTTTGCAGGAATCGAATTCGGTCGATCGCATTTTCCGTTTCGATGCTCCAGAGCGAAGCTTTAATGTCGATCGAGCTTTCATTGCAGCGGGAGCCGACCAACCGGGAAATCATTGGAAAGTGAACGCGATCGAGGCTTACAATCTCCCTGCTGATAAAGGTCGCATTCTGCATTCGCGCCAATGGTATCTCGGCTGGAAAACTCGCTTGCAAGAATGGTCAACGGTGCGAGGTCAGTTTCTCAATCATCCTGACGACATTGTGAGAATGTTTGATAAAACGGTGTGTCAGCGGATTTTAGCGAGTCACAATGTTCCGATTCCTCGATCGCTTTCCTCAATTAATAACTATGAGGAGCTGTGTGAAGAGATGGAGCGGCAACAGTGCGATCGCGTTTTCGTCAAATTAGCACACGGCTCATCAGCTTCGGGTGTCGTGGCTTATGAACGTCGATCAGGAGCAGAACGAGCAATTACTAGCGTTGAAAGAGTGATTGAACAGGGAGAGCTTAGATTCTATAACTCACGTAAAATTCGACAGTACCGAGATTCGCACGAAATTGCAGATATCATTAACTTTCTCGCACGAGAACGGGTACAGGTTGAAAGATGGATGCCGAAAGCGCGGATTGAGGGGCGGGAATTTGATGCGCGGGTGGTTGTGATTGGGGGGAAAGCACGGCAGGTGGTGTTGCGGTTGGGAAATAGTCCGATGACGAACTTGCATTTGGGGAACGATCGACGAGATCGTTCGGCACTTCCTCGATCGTTGTCTTCTGAAACGTGGGCGGAAATGATGCACACTTGTGAAAGGGCTGCGGCTTGTTTTTCCAAAAGCTTTTATTGTGGAATTGATTTACTGATTGCGCCAAATTGGAAAGATCACTACATTCTGGAAATGAATGCGTTTGGAGACTTGTTGCAGGGGATTACTTGGAACGGGCAAGATACTTACACAACACAGATTGAAATGTTGATGGAGCAATATCGATGCTCAACATAAATCACATTGTTGGAACACACGACATTCTATTTATCACTTTCGATACGCTTAGATATGATGTTGCCAGAGATTTACTCGCTCAAGGTCGGACTCCGAATCTAGCCTCAGTTTTGCCGCCTCAAGGCTGGGAAGAGCGTCATTCGCCCGGAAGCTTTACTTATGCCGCTCACCAAGCCTTCTTTGCCGGATTTCTGCCCACTCCGATCGATCCTGGCATTCATCCCCGTCCGTTCTCGCTCCGGTTTGAAGGCAGCACCAGTACATGCCCTGAAACTTGTGTTTTAGAACATGACAACATTGTGAGTGGACTCGCTGCAAAAGGCTACCACACGGTTTGCATTGGTGGAGTTGGATTTTTTAATAAGCTGAATCCATTGGGGAACGTGCTTCCATCAATGTTCGCTGAAAGCTATTGGAGTCCGGAGATTGGGGTCACTTGTCCGAATTCGACCGAAAATCAGATTGCGATCGCACAATCAATCCTCCAACGTCCAGAAAAAATCTTTCTGTTCATCAACATTTCTGCACTTCATCAACCGAATTGTTTTTACTTACCAGGAGCAACCAGCGATAGTTTAGCGTCTCATGCGGCGGCTTTAGAATACGTCGATCAACAGTTAGGCAAACTTTGGAACGCGCTACGTCAAAGAGGTTCCACGTTCTGCATTCTTTGTTCAGATCACGGAACCACATACGGCGATGACGGGTACACTGGACATCGATTAAGCCATCCCGCAGTTTGGACAGTCCCTTACGCAGAGTTTATCTTATGACTCCTTATCAAACGTATGTTTACTCTTACCCGCACAAGACCGCTTATCGGGAGTTAAAACCTCGATCGCTTTCTGAAGTCTGGGCAACTGAGAATAAAAATGCTCTATTCCTCTACATTCACATTCCATTCTGTGAGATGCGGTGTGGTTTTTGTAATCTGTTTACAACGGTGAGCCACAGTGATGATTTTGTCGGTCGCTATGTTGCAGCACTACAGCGACAAGCGAATCAGGTGAAATCAGCATTGGGAGAAGTTCAGTTTGCGCGGTTTGCATTAGGGGGAGGAACACCGACACAGTTATCGATCGGGCACTTAGAAGCTGTCCTGAATGTTGCTGAATCAATGGGAGCAAAGCTTTTAGAAATTCCGGGTTCGGTGGAAGTGTCACCTGAGACAGCAACCGATGAGAAATTGAAATTATTGCGCGATCGTGGACTCGATCGCATTAGTATCGGGGTTCAAAGCTTCGTTGATACTGAAGTTCTCGCGACTCAACGCCGCCAAACTTCGGAGCAAGTCAAAGCAGCACTCACACGAATTCGAGAAGCGAACTTTCCAACCTTGAACATTGATCTAATCTATGGACTTCCAGGACAGACTGTAGAAACCTGGTT contains:
- a CDS encoding STM4014 family protein; this encodes MLRFALIANPETRRVGLFQQALARFNLPPAEVIPYEELLAGRCFLQESNSVDRIFRFDAPERSFNVDRAFIAAGADQPGNHWKVNAIEAYNLPADKGRILHSRQWYLGWKTRLQEWSTVRGQFLNHPDDIVRMFDKTVCQRILASHNVPIPRSLSSINNYEELCEEMERQQCDRVFVKLAHGSSASGVVAYERRSGAERAITSVERVIEQGELRFYNSRKIRQYRDSHEIADIINFLARERVQVERWMPKARIEGREFDARVVVIGGKARQVVLRLGNSPMTNLHLGNDRRDRSALPRSLSSETWAEMMHTCERAAACFSKSFYCGIDLLIAPNWKDHYILEMNAFGDLLQGITWNGQDTYTTQIEMLMEQYRCST
- a CDS encoding STM4013/SEN3800 family hydrolase, with the translated sequence MLNINHIVGTHDILFITFDTLRYDVARDLLAQGRTPNLASVLPPQGWEERHSPGSFTYAAHQAFFAGFLPTPIDPGIHPRPFSLRFEGSTSTCPETCVLEHDNIVSGLAAKGYHTVCIGGVGFFNKLNPLGNVLPSMFAESYWSPEIGVTCPNSTENQIAIAQSILQRPEKIFLFINISALHQPNCFYLPGATSDSLASHAAALEYVDQQLGKLWNALRQRGSTFCILCSDHGTTYGDDGYTGHRLSHPAVWTVPYAEFIL
- a CDS encoding Hsp70 family protein, which encodes MTAVAIDFGTSNTVISLLEPDTQTPVTLRVPNLSRLFNEVAVVPSLVFVQGKGEFVVGEPVRSQRLGLMQPQRFFRTFKRDLAADFQPPARTLDGQVYDAEAIAVHFLNQIWDAIKAAQIEPSLLIFTVPVGAFERYLDWFQDVALKFGFPDVKFVDESTAAALGYAVQRPGSTVLVADFGGGTLDLSLVRTSGMATGQEVLQAEVLAKADAYVGGEDLDRWMVENYLQQMNTTREAIGEIGWQNLLSIAEQLKIRLSTTDEAKESWFDEENFVYHDLVLTRSQFEDLLEERQLLEQVRQAIDETLQLGLRKGVQKSDIEQILLVGGSCQIRAIQQLFISYFGRQRVQIHKPFEAVAHGALALTQIAGLKDYLRHGYAIRLWEPYSRSYSYYPLFEPGTKYPCKREEPLMLQAASEGQTEIRLDIGEVAQVTESEVVYDAQGRMSSTPLRQQETYRSLDRDRNQICVARLDPPGQLGIDRISVELQVTEHRILTATIRDLLTQTVLVEQSAIAKLN
- a CDS encoding STM4015 family protein, which codes for MMSNPSDFDAILGGQSPAPHQGAILGGIEGIQQKLKSDDLSVRLEAVDQAWNYGTAGLGCLHQALSDRSKLVRRRSRWLMRQSQGAILADQPVWNMTERFDCPRNNSHVEQFAGRQIWAFNREEALPNPQQFAYAFRCDYDDEDDSVADQLDVLLQMPGAELTEALVVGVWVGGEGVCTGDVSSAVLVESLVALRDRFPNLKALFIGDIEYLECEISWIAQSDMSPILQAFPQLEVFQVRGGEGLKFDPTLGTSRHEHLKTLIVETGGLNRSTVHQLYEWEFPALEHLELWFGSENYGGDCWDRDLPPLLEELKFPNLTYLGLRNSGFADEIAAMIVRSPLLAGLQVLDLSLGTLTNEGAQHLLDCAAIRDLETLNVSESYLSGAMIDRLQALGIQVLAQEQRQEEDEEEPSYRRYCVVSE